One window of Mesorhizobium sp. WSM4904 genomic DNA carries:
- a CDS encoding ATP-binding cassette domain-containing protein — MTLLSLHNIRKSFGAVDVLHGVDLSVAAGEVVGLVGDNGAGKSTLMKTITGIYRADTGSIEFDGKDILALDPGQRRRLGIEMIYQDLSLAKQQDVASNIFLGREPTKRLLGLFPGFVDKAEMDRQAARMIERLGAHLPSISRSVGSFSGGQQQTVAIARALTFNPKLVIMDEPTAALAVREVQSVLDLIRRLKSEGIAVILISHRLNDVLSVTDRIVVLRHGRADADLVTARTNMNEVVSRIVGGGDTAAAAAHEQRG, encoded by the coding sequence ATGACCCTGCTTTCGCTCCACAACATCCGCAAGAGCTTCGGCGCGGTTGACGTGCTGCACGGCGTCGACCTGTCGGTCGCTGCCGGCGAGGTGGTCGGGCTGGTCGGCGACAACGGGGCCGGCAAGTCGACGCTGATGAAGACCATAACCGGCATCTACCGCGCCGATACCGGCTCGATCGAATTCGACGGCAAGGACATACTCGCCCTCGACCCCGGCCAGCGCCGCCGGCTCGGCATCGAGATGATCTACCAGGACCTGTCGCTTGCCAAACAACAGGACGTTGCCTCGAACATCTTCCTCGGCCGCGAGCCGACGAAAAGGCTGCTCGGTCTGTTCCCGGGTTTCGTCGACAAGGCTGAGATGGATCGCCAGGCGGCGCGCATGATCGAGCGGCTCGGCGCGCATCTGCCGTCGATCAGCCGCTCCGTCGGCTCCTTCTCCGGCGGCCAGCAGCAGACGGTGGCGATCGCGCGGGCGCTCACCTTCAATCCGAAGCTCGTCATCATGGACGAGCCGACGGCGGCGCTCGCCGTGCGCGAGGTGCAGAGCGTGCTCGATCTCATCCGGCGCCTAAAGTCGGAAGGCATTGCCGTCATCCTGATCTCGCACCGACTGAACGACGTGCTGTCGGTCACCGACCGCATCGTGGTGCTGCGCCACGGAAGGGCGGATGCCGATCTCGTCACCGCCAGGACCAACATGAACGAAGTCGTCAGCCGCATCGTCGGCGGCGGCGATAC